One window of Mailhella massiliensis genomic DNA carries:
- the mnmE gene encoding tRNA uridine-5-carboxymethylaminomethyl(34) synthesis GTPase MnmE, which produces MSEGHFRADADTIAAIATAPGAGGVGVIRISGPKAHDILLSLFRPSAPSFRDFTPRMLHHGRILDAQNREADEALVVFFKAPHSFTGEDCAEIQGHGGVAVLSALLESVLSRGARMAERGEFTRRAFLNGRMDLSQAEAVAELIAAPSREGVYLASAKLDGLLGRKVQALRDRLEYLRQRVCLAIDFPEEEGECLPPQEFSAITREVAQGIHALLAGYERARCWREGALVVLAGQVNAGKSSLMNAFLGRPRAIVTEKPGTTRDYLEEMTTLAGLPVRLVDTAGLRENSEDSIELEGMRRGRELAENARCVLIVLDGTRAAEGDAPAAFEAEKALIHALGPQRCIAVWNKADLTPPPPGLESFHGARLMPVSAREGTGIDELCAAVRALCLADETPQEGETAPNLRQANQLRKALHALEELDAAIALSVPPDLCSIHLEAASAHLADITGLNSTEDTLNAIFDSFCIGK; this is translated from the coding sequence ATGAGCGAAGGCCACTTCCGAGCCGATGCCGACACCATTGCGGCCATAGCCACCGCCCCGGGCGCGGGCGGCGTGGGCGTCATACGCATATCGGGGCCGAAGGCTCACGACATTCTTCTTTCCCTGTTCCGGCCCTCCGCGCCGTCCTTCCGCGATTTCACCCCGCGTATGCTGCATCACGGACGCATACTGGACGCGCAGAACCGCGAGGCCGACGAGGCGCTTGTCGTCTTCTTCAAGGCTCCGCACTCCTTTACCGGAGAAGACTGCGCCGAAATACAGGGGCACGGCGGCGTCGCCGTGCTTTCCGCCCTGCTCGAATCCGTGCTTTCCCGGGGGGCGCGCATGGCGGAACGGGGCGAATTCACCCGCCGCGCCTTCCTGAACGGCCGCATGGATCTTTCCCAGGCCGAGGCCGTGGCGGAACTCATCGCCGCGCCCTCGCGCGAGGGCGTGTACCTTGCTTCCGCCAAGCTCGACGGTCTGCTCGGCCGCAAGGTTCAGGCCCTGCGCGACAGGCTGGAATACCTGCGGCAGAGGGTATGCCTTGCCATCGACTTTCCCGAAGAAGAAGGCGAATGCCTGCCCCCGCAGGAATTTTCCGCCATCACGCGGGAAGTGGCGCAGGGCATACACGCGCTCCTTGCAGGGTACGAACGCGCCCGCTGCTGGCGCGAAGGCGCGCTTGTGGTGCTGGCCGGGCAGGTGAACGCGGGCAAATCCAGCCTGATGAACGCCTTCCTCGGCAGGCCCCGGGCCATCGTCACGGAAAAGCCGGGCACCACGCGCGACTATCTGGAAGAAATGACCACGCTCGCGGGGCTGCCGGTGCGCCTTGTGGATACGGCAGGCCTGCGGGAAAACAGCGAAGACAGCATAGAACTTGAGGGAATGCGCCGCGGGCGCGAACTGGCCGAAAATGCGCGCTGCGTGCTCATCGTGCTGGACGGCACCCGTGCGGCGGAAGGCGACGCTCCGGCCGCCTTCGAGGCGGAAAAGGCACTGATTCATGCTCTCGGGCCGCAGCGCTGCATCGCGGTATGGAACAAGGCCGATCTGACGCCCCCGCCCCCCGGTCTGGAAAGCTTCCACGGCGCGCGCCTCATGCCCGTTTCCGCACGCGAAGGAACAGGCATAGACGAGCTGTGCGCGGCCGTCCGCGCCCTCTGCCTTGCCGATGAGACGCCGCAGGAAGGGGAAACAGCCCCGAACCTCCGTCAGGCGAACCAGCTCCGCAAGGCGCTTCACGCGCTGGAGGAGCTCGATGCGGCCATCGCCCTTTCCGTGCCGCCCGATCTTTGCAGCATTCATCTCGAAGCCGCCTCCGCCCATCTTGCGGACATCACGGGCCTGAACAGTACGGAAGATACGCTGAACGCCATCTTCGATTCCTTCTGCATCGGCAAGTAA
- a CDS encoding CcmD family protein — MTAVTWLMAANAALWIGLGLYTAFLAAEQKRLERRMAQWEADHD; from the coding sequence ATGACTGCTGTTACCTGGCTCATGGCGGCCAACGCCGCGCTCTGGATAGGACTGGGGCTTTACACGGCCTTCCTGGCCGCAGAACAGAAAAGGCTGGAACGCCGTATGGCTCAGTGGGAGGCCGATCATGACTGA
- a CDS encoding cytochrome c biogenesis protein — protein sequence MKRSPTALFAVLGALALAFCQWLIYVYAPEEQVMGLVQKIFYIHLPLAWWGLISFGVSCIAGIAYLKSGKVKYDLLSASAVEIGMLFCTLTLVTGSIWGRHSWGVWWTWDPRLTTALILWFIYAGCMALRSMPMPEGRRASLCAVVSIAGFLDVPLVFFSARLWRSIHPSVFASQGGGLEPEMAVTVAACVMSFFFIWLAMLLLRYRQRLLSRRLDELFFERMMEESENEQH from the coding sequence ATGAAGCGTTCCCCCACCGCGTTGTTCGCCGTTCTCGGCGCCCTTGCCCTGGCCTTCTGCCAGTGGCTCATCTATGTGTACGCCCCGGAAGAACAGGTCATGGGACTTGTTCAGAAAATCTTCTACATCCACCTGCCCCTGGCCTGGTGGGGACTCATCAGCTTCGGCGTTTCCTGCATTGCGGGCATTGCCTACCTTAAAAGCGGCAAGGTGAAATACGATCTGCTTTCCGCCTCCGCCGTGGAAATCGGTATGCTCTTCTGCACCCTCACGCTGGTGACCGGTTCCATCTGGGGACGGCATTCCTGGGGGGTGTGGTGGACGTGGGACCCCCGCCTGACCACGGCGCTCATCCTGTGGTTCATCTACGCCGGCTGCATGGCGCTGCGCTCCATGCCCATGCCGGAAGGACGCCGCGCCTCCCTCTGCGCCGTGGTGTCCATTGCGGGCTTTCTCGATGTTCCGCTGGTCTTCTTCTCGGCAAGGCTGTGGCGTTCCATCCACCCTTCCGTCTTCGCCTCGCAGGGCGGCGGACTGGAACCGGAAATGGCCGTCACCGTGGCGGCCTGCGTCATGAGCTTTTTCTTCATCTGGCTCGCCATGCTCCTTCTGCGCTACAGGCAGCGGCTCCTTTCCCGCAGGCTGGATGAACTCTTCTTCGAACGTATGATGGAAGAATCGGAAAACGAACAACACTGA
- a CDS encoding heme exporter protein CcmB — MLKCALAVYRKDLKLILARGAGLLQALLLGLLLVFLFSLSLNAGDRLSPQAAAAMFWLASAFCQVLIFNMLYAVEETAQARIGLVLLPAPVQAVWLGKAMAGFLLLTAAQCVFIPSVFVFLGQHLGPGWLPALAGIALGNAGMAASGSLLGALSVGRSGRESLLSIVLFPLLVPMLLAGVRLASMGLDPEPMMEDASRWLGLAAAFDGLFLAAGLLLFPFVYSGDD, encoded by the coding sequence GTGCTGAAATGCGCCCTTGCCGTCTACCGGAAGGATCTGAAACTCATACTCGCCCGGGGGGCGGGTCTTCTTCAGGCCCTGCTTCTGGGGCTTCTGCTCGTATTCCTGTTCAGCCTTTCCCTGAACGCGGGCGACAGACTCAGCCCGCAGGCGGCCGCAGCCATGTTCTGGCTGGCCTCGGCCTTCTGTCAGGTGCTCATCTTCAACATGCTCTACGCCGTGGAGGAAACCGCGCAGGCCCGCATCGGCCTGGTGCTGCTTCCCGCGCCGGTGCAGGCCGTATGGCTGGGCAAGGCCATGGCGGGTTTTCTGCTGCTCACCGCGGCGCAGTGCGTGTTCATTCCCTCCGTATTCGTCTTTCTCGGCCAGCATCTCGGGCCGGGATGGCTTCCCGCGCTTGCGGGCATAGCCCTCGGCAATGCGGGCATGGCCGCGTCGGGTTCCCTGCTCGGCGCGCTTTCCGTGGGCCGTTCCGGGAGGGAATCTCTGCTTTCCATCGTACTTTTCCCCCTGCTCGTGCCCATGCTCCTTGCCGGAGTACGCCTCGCCTCCATGGGGCTGGACCCGGAACCCATGATGGAAGACGCCTCCCGATGGCTGGGCCTTGCCGCCGCCTTCGACGGGCTGTTTCTTGCCGCCGGCCTTCTGCTTTTCCCCTTCGTCTACAGCGGAGATGACTGA
- a CDS encoding ABC transporter ATP-binding protein: MDGALLELTDVAKAFGPRLLFRRVNVSLMPGTLSLLAGANGAGKSTLMRIMAGLTRPDAGTVTRRVPEERLGYMAHATFLYPGLDAEENLLFWARAAGLDHAEERAKNALARVGLARHAHERAGVFSRGMAQRLNLARLLLAEPMLILLDEPATGLDVSSRRMLMELMLEARGRGAAVLWISHDLAEDAPHADAVLTLEARSLTKSEGGVLC; this comes from the coding sequence ATGGACGGCGCACTTCTGGAACTTACCGACGTGGCCAAGGCCTTCGGGCCGAGGCTTCTCTTCCGCCGTGTGAATGTGTCTCTCATGCCCGGCACCCTTTCCCTTCTTGCGGGGGCCAACGGCGCGGGCAAATCCACGCTCATGCGCATCATGGCCGGACTCACCCGGCCGGACGCAGGCACGGTAACGCGCCGTGTGCCGGAAGAAAGGCTGGGCTACATGGCCCATGCCACCTTTCTCTACCCCGGACTGGACGCCGAGGAGAACCTGCTTTTCTGGGCGCGCGCCGCAGGACTGGACCATGCGGAGGAAAGGGCGAAAAACGCCCTCGCGCGCGTGGGACTTGCCCGGCACGCCCATGAGCGGGCGGGCGTCTTTTCCCGGGGCATGGCGCAGCGCCTCAACCTTGCGCGGCTTCTCCTTGCCGAGCCCATGCTCATTCTGCTGGACGAACCCGCCACGGGGCTCGACGTTTCCTCCCGGAGAATGCTCATGGAACTCATGCTTGAAGCGCGCGGCCGCGGGGCCGCCGTACTGTGGATAAGCCACGACCTTGCGGAAGACGCCCCCCATGCCGACGCCGTTCTCACGCTGGAGGCACGTTCGCTGACGAAAAGCGAAGGAGGCGTCTTGTGCTGA
- a CDS encoding heme lyase CcmF/NrfE family subunit, with amino-acid sequence MYLAAYICLLATLFFSLAGGAVGTAQLWQGKTSELRWLEYAQAAGSLCLLVSSGILMYALVISDFSLDYVANYTDRALSLFYRCTAFWGGHEGSLLFWALMVSVCGTAFLFTRTYRSLSAETKSWFLVFFLAVMAFFGLLLSTWSNPFLRSLPAPADGYGLNPLLQNPGMIFHPPLLFLGYGGFVIPGCLALAQAMSTQKDPMHWIEVARPFTLTGWLFLTAGIVLGGWWAYMELGWGGYWAWDPVENASLLPWLIGTAALHTCLMETRRGKLHRVNIFLMSLTTVSAFFATYLVRGGVVNSVHAFGGNGTGPYLLFFVLAFLLIISVISLLAKDENAKELGGLETREGFVVMTVWLLMAIGLIILLATLWPVISTLWSDRSMGLDQHFYNSVCLPLFTVLLALLLICPWIRWQGGTRNWRRLVIVAAAFCGALVIYWRAGVTQALPLMSASLSTALLVSMGLLFMEKSVRAWRPSLMACIVHASLALVALGISFSGPYKQEVEMELARGGVARVGQYEVTLLNLYEGRDATFEFIEAELQLASDGKVIGTISPQRRLYDKFPSSAFSEATTYPSLGSEFYVTLLGINGGRAVLRMSSNPLVNWLWIGGALMSLAPFIALGRRRRPENQSAED; translated from the coding sequence ATGTATCTTGCCGCCTATATCTGTCTGCTCGCCACCCTGTTTTTCTCCCTGGCCGGAGGCGCCGTCGGCACGGCGCAGCTCTGGCAGGGCAAAACTTCCGAACTGCGCTGGCTCGAATACGCGCAGGCCGCCGGTTCCCTCTGCCTTCTTGTCTCTTCCGGCATTCTCATGTATGCGCTCGTGATCAGCGACTTCTCTCTGGACTATGTGGCGAACTATACCGACAGGGCGCTTTCCCTGTTCTACCGCTGCACAGCCTTCTGGGGCGGGCATGAAGGCTCCCTGCTTTTCTGGGCGCTCATGGTTTCGGTATGCGGCACGGCCTTTCTCTTCACGCGCACCTACCGTTCCCTTTCCGCCGAAACGAAAAGCTGGTTTCTGGTCTTCTTCCTTGCCGTCATGGCCTTTTTCGGTCTTCTGCTCTCCACCTGGAGCAATCCCTTCCTGCGCAGTCTTCCCGCTCCGGCGGACGGCTACGGCCTGAATCCCCTGCTCCAGAACCCGGGCATGATCTTTCACCCGCCGCTGCTCTTTCTGGGCTACGGCGGCTTCGTCATTCCCGGCTGCCTCGCTCTGGCGCAGGCCATGAGCACGCAGAAGGACCCCATGCACTGGATAGAGGTGGCCCGTCCCTTCACCCTTACCGGCTGGCTCTTCCTCACGGCGGGCATCGTACTCGGCGGCTGGTGGGCCTACATGGAACTGGGCTGGGGCGGCTACTGGGCATGGGACCCCGTGGAAAACGCCTCGCTCCTGCCCTGGCTCATCGGCACGGCCGCCCTGCACACCTGCCTTATGGAAACGCGGCGCGGCAAACTGCACCGCGTGAACATCTTCCTCATGAGCCTCACCACGGTTTCGGCCTTCTTCGCCACCTATCTGGTGCGCGGCGGGGTGGTCAATTCCGTGCACGCCTTCGGCGGCAACGGCACGGGCCCCTATCTGCTCTTCTTCGTGCTGGCTTTTCTGCTCATCATCAGCGTGATCTCCCTTCTGGCGAAGGATGAGAACGCGAAGGAACTCGGCGGACTGGAAACGCGCGAGGGCTTCGTGGTCATGACGGTGTGGCTGCTCATGGCCATCGGCCTCATCATTCTTCTCGCCACGCTCTGGCCCGTCATCAGCACGCTCTGGTCGGACCGTTCCATGGGGCTCGACCAGCACTTCTACAACAGCGTATGCCTGCCGCTCTTCACGGTGCTTCTCGCGCTGCTTCTCATCTGCCCGTGGATACGCTGGCAGGGCGGCACGCGCAACTGGCGCAGGCTCGTCATCGTGGCCGCGGCCTTCTGCGGCGCGCTCGTCATCTACTGGCGCGCGGGCGTCACGCAGGCGCTGCCGCTCATGTCCGCCTCGCTGAGCACGGCCCTGCTGGTGAGCATGGGTCTGCTGTTCATGGAAAAATCCGTGCGTGCCTGGCGGCCCTCGCTCATGGCCTGCATCGTTCATGCAAGTCTGGCCCTCGTGGCCCTCGGCATCTCCTTTTCCGGCCCCTACAAGCAGGAAGTGGAAATGGAACTTGCCAGGGGCGGCGTCGCCCGGGTCGGGCAGTATGAAGTGACGCTTCTGAACCTTTATGAAGGCAGAGACGCCACGTTCGAATTCATCGAAGCGGAACTGCAGCTCGCTTCGGACGGCAAGGTCATCGGCACCATATCGCCGCAGCGCCGTCTGTACGACAAGTTCCCGAGTTCCGCCTTTTCCGAAGCCACCACCTATCCCTCTCTGGGAAGCGAATTCTACGTCACGCTTCTCGGCATCAACGGCGGCCGCGCGGTGCTCCGCATGAGTTCCAACCCGCTCGTGAACTGGCTGTGGATAGGTGGCGCGCTCATGAGCCTCGCCCCTTTCATAGCCCTGGGACGCAGACGTCGTCCGGAAAATCAGAGCGCGGAAGACTGA
- a CDS encoding cytochrome c maturation protein CcmE, which translates to MSTKKKNLSIYLAAFALFAGGAGFMLWSALSEGTMYHLNVSEAVAMPSEKLKSARLFGVAAGDIVKPENGLGASFTLLDLEHPDKGIRVHYRGVLPDTFDKGAEVIVEGRMEGADFTAKTLMTKCPSKYEKSNREKA; encoded by the coding sequence ATGTCGACGAAAAAGAAGAACCTTTCCATATACCTTGCCGCGTTCGCCCTTTTCGCCGGAGGGGCGGGTTTCATGCTGTGGTCGGCCCTTTCCGAAGGGACCATGTATCACCTCAACGTCTCGGAAGCCGTGGCCATGCCTTCGGAAAAGCTGAAGTCCGCAAGGCTGTTCGGCGTGGCGGCGGGAGACATCGTCAAGCCTGAAAACGGGCTCGGCGCAAGCTTCACGCTGCTTGATCTGGAACATCCCGACAAGGGTATCCGCGTGCACTACCGCGGCGTTCTGCCCGACACCTTCGACAAGGGCGCGGAAGTAATTGTGGAGGGCCGCATGGAAGGCGCGGACTTCACGGCCAAAACGCTCATGACCAAGTGCCCTTCCAAGTATGAAAAAAGCAACAGGGAAAAGGCCTGA
- a CDS encoding hemolysin family protein yields the protein MTALIITVVLALSISALCSTMEAMLYSIPWTTLEKMKESGSRAGRLLYHMRSNVDQPISAILTLNTIANTAGASLAGALAAGALGAENMPYFAALFTVLVLLFGEIIPKTLGVSYPGILGRLLAFPLFIMTVILRPATWLSGQITKLITPKESGPEATEDDINAMARISRQAGVIQSYEETAIRNILALDQKRVHDVMTPRTVVFSLPEDCTVEQAYAIPSFWNFSRIPVYAEDNEDIVGLVLRRDVVLHRDADDGEMRLGEIMQPVHFVLESLTLDKVLTEFLERRQHLFAVLDEFGGLAGVISLEDVMEELLGREIVDESDLAADLRAVARSRRARTTASARVENTQSDKQE from the coding sequence ATGACCGCGCTCATCATCACCGTCGTTCTGGCACTTTCCATCTCCGCCCTCTGTTCCACCATGGAGGCCATGCTCTATTCCATTCCGTGGACCACGCTTGAAAAGATGAAGGAATCCGGCTCCCGCGCCGGCAGACTTCTCTATCACATGCGCTCCAACGTGGATCAGCCCATCTCCGCCATCCTCACCCTGAACACCATCGCCAACACGGCGGGCGCATCCCTTGCGGGCGCCCTGGCCGCAGGCGCCCTCGGTGCGGAAAACATGCCCTATTTCGCGGCGCTGTTCACCGTGCTCGTGCTGCTTTTCGGGGAAATCATTCCCAAAACGCTGGGCGTCTCCTACCCCGGGATACTGGGCCGCCTTCTGGCCTTCCCGCTCTTTATCATGACCGTCATTCTCCGCCCGGCCACCTGGCTTTCCGGCCAGATCACGAAGCTCATCACGCCCAAGGAATCCGGCCCCGAAGCCACGGAAGACGACATCAACGCCATGGCCCGCATCTCGCGGCAGGCAGGCGTCATCCAGAGCTATGAGGAAACCGCCATCCGCAACATTCTTGCGCTGGACCAGAAGCGCGTGCACGACGTGATGACCCCGCGCACCGTGGTCTTTTCCCTGCCGGAAGACTGTACCGTGGAGCAGGCCTACGCCATCCCCTCCTTCTGGAACTTCAGCCGCATCCCCGTCTATGCCGAGGACAACGAAGACATCGTGGGCCTCGTGCTCCGGCGCGACGTGGTGCTGCACCGCGATGCGGACGACGGAGAGATGAGGCTCGGAGAAATCATGCAGCCCGTGCACTTCGTGCTCGAATCGCTCACGCTCGACAAGGTGCTCACGGAATTTCTGGAACGCCGTCAGCATCTTTTCGCCGTGCTCGACGAATTCGGCGGCCTTGCGGGCGTCATTTCTCTGGAAGACGTAATGGAAGAACTGCTCGGCCGTGAAATCGTGGACGAAAGCGACCTTGCCGCCGATCTGCGTGCCGTGGCCCGGAGCCGCCGCGCCAGGACGACGGCCTCCGCCAGAGTGGAAAATACGCAGAGCGATAAACAGGAATAA
- a CDS encoding winged helix-turn-helix transcriptional regulator, which yields MNDAKGCRAHGGDLPSAAELHCPVEATLGMIGGKYKTLILWKLISGPMRFSELRRTVPGATPKMLTQQLRELERDGLVHREIFPVIPPRVEYSLTEFGRTIRPVLEAMYAWGSTCLARKGLCVNCSMEPLP from the coding sequence ATGAACGACGCGAAAGGCTGCCGTGCACACGGCGGCGACCTTCCCTCCGCCGCAGAACTGCACTGCCCCGTGGAAGCCACTCTCGGCATGATCGGCGGCAAATACAAGACGCTTATTTTATGGAAGCTCATCTCCGGCCCCATGCGCTTTTCCGAACTGCGCCGCACCGTCCCCGGAGCCACGCCGAAAATGCTCACCCAGCAGCTCCGCGAACTGGAAAGGGACGGGCTCGTACACAGGGAAATCTTTCCCGTCATTCCCCCGCGTGTGGAATATTCGCTTACGGAATTCGGCAGAACCATACGCCCCGTGCTGGAAGCCATGTACGCCTGGGGCAGCACCTGCCTGGCCCGAAAGGGGCTTTGCGTCAACTGTTCCATGGAGCCTCTGCCCTGA
- a CDS encoding heavy-metal-associated domain-containing protein has product MKKVMTIEGMRCPHCSANVEKALSAVSGVSAVTVDLAAKTAVMEAAENVSDEELRKAVDDLGFQVVDIR; this is encoded by the coding sequence ATGAAGAAAGTCATGACCATTGAAGGAATGCGTTGCCCCCACTGCTCGGCCAATGTGGAAAAGGCTCTGAGCGCCGTTTCCGGCGTTTCCGCCGTGACGGTGGATCTTGCCGCCAAAACCGCCGTCATGGAAGCGGCGGAGAATGTGTCCGACGAAGAACTCAGAAAGGCCGTGGACGACCTCGGCTTCCAGGTGGTGGACATCCGCTAG
- a CDS encoding heavy metal translocating P-type ATPase has translation MEKCPDILRFRIEGMACGACSARSQRALNAMEHIDSATVSLADGTAQIRPAEGALEGGLEPFIEEVTERVHRLGFTASYLPPDADEHDLWESEQEKTRADLALRRRRLFTEFLFAVPLVFVAMGSHWGLPLPSFLDMHESPLVFALFQLFLTLPVIWSGRDFYRHGIPLLLRGAPNMDSLVAMGTGAALLYSLWSTFEIAFAVTPETVHAGVSGLYYESAGMLIALISLGKYMEAVSRTRTSEAIRGLMELTPEQVERVLEDGSVREIPVRAVMPGDRLLIKPGARIPVDGEVAEGSSSLDMSSLTGESLPVEVAAGDEVNAGTLNISGSFVMEAKRVGADTALARIIHLVREAQGSKAPIAGMADRISLYFVPAVIAVAVLAALLWLFAGHLPFGEALRVFVSVLVVACPCALGLATPMSIMVATGRGAQLGVLMKNGTALEHSGRLDTLVFDKTGTLTEGRPRLMSLYAEDMAEEEALALAASLEAVSEHPLARAVLEGARERGVSPSAVEGFRALGGQGVTGTVNGRALYLGNESLLEENGVALSSEWKARLTALADEGRTPLLLAADGRIVAMLGVADPLREETPGVISDLRAMGCRVMMLSGDNERTARAVAAKAGIDEVVAGVRPDGKEKVIAALQAEGRLVGMVGDGINDAPALARAHVGMAMGSGIDVAMEAGDVVLLCGISGVKTALALGRATLSNIRLSLFWAFAYNILLVPVAAGVLLLFGGPAMSPMLAGAAMSLSSVSVVLNALRLRTFR, from the coding sequence ATGGAAAAATGCCCCGATATTCTCAGGTTCCGCATAGAAGGCATGGCCTGCGGGGCCTGCTCCGCCCGTTCCCAGAGAGCGCTGAACGCCATGGAGCACATCGACAGCGCCACGGTGAGTCTGGCCGACGGTACCGCGCAGATACGTCCGGCGGAAGGCGCGCTCGAGGGAGGACTTGAGCCCTTCATCGAGGAAGTGACGGAGCGCGTGCACCGGCTGGGGTTCACCGCGTCCTACCTCCCTCCCGACGCCGATGAACACGACCTGTGGGAAAGCGAACAGGAAAAGACCCGGGCGGATCTGGCCCTGCGTCGACGCCGCCTTTTTACGGAATTTCTTTTTGCCGTGCCGCTGGTGTTCGTGGCCATGGGAAGTCACTGGGGCCTGCCCCTGCCTTCCTTCCTCGACATGCACGAAAGCCCCCTTGTCTTCGCGCTGTTTCAACTGTTTCTGACGCTGCCCGTCATCTGGTCGGGCCGTGATTTTTACCGGCACGGCATACCGCTTCTTCTGCGGGGCGCGCCGAATATGGATTCCCTGGTGGCCATGGGCACGGGGGCCGCGCTTCTCTACAGCCTGTGGAGCACCTTCGAGATAGCCTTTGCCGTCACGCCGGAGACCGTGCACGCGGGCGTTTCAGGCCTGTACTACGAATCCGCGGGTATGCTCATCGCCCTCATTTCTCTCGGCAAGTACATGGAGGCCGTGTCGCGCACGCGCACTTCCGAAGCCATACGAGGCCTTATGGAGCTGACGCCGGAACAGGTGGAGCGCGTGCTTGAGGACGGAAGTGTCAGGGAAATTCCCGTGCGTGCCGTCATGCCCGGCGACAGGCTGCTCATCAAGCCCGGCGCCCGCATTCCCGTGGACGGCGAGGTGGCGGAAGGCTCCTCCTCTCTCGACATGTCCAGCCTCACGGGCGAATCCCTTCCCGTGGAAGTGGCGGCGGGGGATGAAGTGAACGCGGGCACCCTGAACATAAGCGGTTCCTTCGTCATGGAAGCAAAGCGCGTAGGCGCGGATACGGCCCTTGCCCGCATCATTCATCTGGTACGCGAAGCGCAGGGTTCCAAGGCTCCCATCGCAGGCATGGCCGACCGCATCAGTCTTTATTTCGTGCCTGCCGTCATTGCCGTGGCCGTGCTGGCCGCCCTTCTGTGGCTCTTTGCCGGGCATCTGCCCTTCGGGGAGGCGCTTCGCGTCTTTGTTTCCGTGCTGGTGGTGGCCTGTCCCTGTGCGCTGGGCCTTGCCACGCCCATGTCCATCATGGTGGCCACGGGGCGCGGCGCGCAGCTCGGCGTGCTCATGAAGAACGGCACCGCGCTGGAACACTCCGGCCGTCTCGACACGCTGGTGTTCGACAAGACGGGCACGCTTACGGAAGGCCGTCCCCGCCTCATGAGCCTTTATGCCGAAGACATGGCGGAAGAGGAGGCCCTTGCCCTTGCCGCATCCCTTGAAGCCGTTTCCGAGCATCCCCTTGCCCGGGCCGTGCTGGAAGGCGCGCGGGAAAGAGGCGTTTCTCCTTCCGCCGTGGAAGGCTTCCGCGCCCTCGGAGGTCAGGGCGTGACGGGCACGGTGAACGGCCGTGCGCTCTATCTCGGCAACGAAAGTCTGCTTGAGGAAAACGGCGTGGCTCTTTCCTCCGAATGGAAGGCACGTCTGACGGCTCTGGCCGATGAAGGGCGCACCCCGCTTCTGCTCGCCGCGGACGGCAGGATCGTCGCCATGCTCGGCGTGGCCGATCCCCTGCGGGAGGAAACGCCCGGCGTCATTTCCGATTTGCGCGCCATGGGCTGCCGCGTCATGATGCTGAGCGGCGACAATGAACGTACCGCCCGGGCGGTGGCCGCAAAGGCGGGCATCGACGAGGTGGTGGCCGGAGTACGGCCCGATGGCAAGGAAAAGGTCATTGCCGCTCTTCAGGCGGAAGGCCGCCTGGTGGGCATGGTGGGCGACGGCATCAACGATGCTCCCGCTCTGGCCCGCGCCCATGTGGGCATGGCCATGGGCTCCGGTATCGACGTGGCCATGGAAGCGGGGGATGTGGTGCTTCTCTGCGGCATTTCCGGCGTGAAGACGGCCCTTGCTCTGGGCCGCGCCACACTTTCCAACATACGCCTCAGTCTCTTCTGGGCGTTTGCCTACAATATTCTTCTTGTCCCCGTGGCGGCCGGCGTGCTGCTTCTTTTCGGCGGGCCCGCCATGTCGCCCATGCTTGCGGGGGCGGCCATGTCTCTTTCCTCGGTGTCCGTGGTGCTCAACGCCCTGCGCCTGAGAACGTTCCGGTAA